The DNA region GCATGTCCCTGTCGCTGAGGCCGTAGTCGCCACCATCTTAGGATCACGACATggtcaaaaaacaaatgaaaatcagcAAAATCAGAGTAACATTTTAATGAGTTTACCGGTCTTACCTGACCCCATTCCGACCACAAAGATTGTTTCTCCGCAGCCTTCGTCTAGCCGCTCTCGTAGATGTCGCTGCAGCGCGTCATACTGCTCCCCTGTCGGACTCACCAGAacaagctgtaaaaaaaattattaaaaaaaagaaattcacaaCAATCCCCTTCTAATATTACAGGGGGAAATAGGTTTACATTTTATCTATTTACAACGATAAGAATGGTTGGaatattacagaaaaaaacttttgctgaacttgaaattaaaaacaaatggtaAATTACACTCtcataaaaatgcacaacaatTGCATGCACACACCTGGTTTTAcagatttaattatataaatatatatattagaatTACTATGGGATTGGGTGTTGTGGTCACATATGCTGCAgtttcaattcatccatccttccattttctttttgataatTAATGAATTATTGTATACAAACCCTTacttaataataaatgtttttttttttttttttttttacaaaactgcTGTCACTCTTGACCCCAGCATAGTGTGTCCTACTGGCCCTTAATATTTGGCAAGCAAGCAGACGTGTCACTTGTCTCATATTTCATTTCCAGCACACATGTGACGTGTACGTATAGCAAAGTACTTTAAGTCAGACTAGTTACAAACAACTTCTAAACATTTATCATAACTTTCAAGTATGGCCTACCTTGTTACTTAAGTCCAAAACATCCCCGGACTCCCCGTTGGTGCCCTCGATGTCCTCGAAGATCTCCGCCGCGTATACGTcgtcagcggcggcggcggcgtagAACCCCCGGTCCGGGGCGAACATACAAGCGGGCACCGTGCACTCGGCGGCGGCTATTCCTGCTTCTCCTGTCGCCACAGACGACGCCATGTGTCTGTCACgtcaaaaaaaagcaacaaaaagacaaagtttAGACAGGACCACGGCAACTATTAGCCATTAGCCGCTTGTCACCTCAATCCTAAATACTATACAGAAGTTCCGTTAAGGTTAGCCAGCGAGCtaatgtttacacacacactcactttcAAAGgaataaaacactttttaagtATACTTCTGGTGTCTTTGCATGCCAGCTGTCTGTTGACACTGCTTGATGGTGAAACACTTGACCAGTCCACTTTTAAGTAACTTTATACTCCTTTCTCATTGAACTGCGGCGTACCAAAAGTAGTCCTTGCTACCTGGTTTAGCTTGAACGCGTTAGTTGTTTACTAGCTTCTAAGATTCCCCGAGCGTTGAATTCTAAAAGAACGCCTGTCAAAAAATACGCACACGCGATTGGCTGAGATTTCCTTAGATGACGCCCACTGAGTTAGGGTTCATCCAATGACGTCTATCCGCTAATGCTGTTTTGTAGCATATATTTAAAACCATTGTGTATTTGTAAAtcgatttttttaatcaataaggAGCAGGGTTTTCAACACCCGCATGCGCGTTTCATACAAGGTGTAAATGAACatgaatatataaaatacattaaaaaaatattagatggaaaaagatgctacactgtggcgacccctaatccgaacaagccgaaaggaaaagaagaagaagatgaattgTGCGATACTAAAAAAATTCTGCTTGACTAGATTAggtgcacaaaaaaatggactgaaGGAATGTCCATCGCAAAATACGTACACACAATTGGACGTCGTACTTTCTGCAAAGCggtctaaaaaataaaattaaaaaacgcCTGGAAATTGACTGGAGAGGGCGCCATATTCTTAGCCACGCTAATATAACTACCGAACGCAACACAACCGATTACTGTATTTCCAACGTGTACCATAAAGGGATATTCTCCAaggaaaaacaaccccccccaccctgcttgtttttaaatcagtggcattatttatgcatttattaaaaattcaaaatcaaGTCATACACTTAAGTGCTATAATGCCAAACAGCAAAATCctaaaaaagagagaaaaggcagcaaatatttcaaaatggtAACACTATTGTCATGACAATACAAACAAAAGCGagcaacaataaataataacaatagtgGCCCTCGTGAGCGTAAGTGgcttggctcagaaaatggatggatggatggatcatctaccgttccacttatcctcagtgaGGTCTCAGGCGTTTTGAACCCTGTCGCAGTTTTCTTCGGTTGAAaggccaggtacaccctgaactggtcgccagacaatcacagataataacaaaaatgttaataatacagtaatatcATCAGGCGGCGCAACTGGGAGAATCTAAAAGTGGAAAaggttgtttctttgttttttacgattggctcgcaacctgttcagggtgtaccccatttcCTGcccgttgggataggctccagcactctcgcgactcttgtaaggataagcgactGAGAGaatgaatggacggatggatgtctTTGACAGTGCGACCTCACCACGATTAATCTGTTGGCCATTTCACCACCTTTCACCAATTCAGATTTCCTAGTTCTTGATTGATGCGTTTTCTTCGCATGGATCTAAAGTGTCATGGTAAAGAATTTCTGCATCAATATAAGTTTCAATATGACGCCAATCAGGAATGTCACCACAATCAGCGATAAAGGATAAAAAATTGGCAAATTgtgtctttgattttttttttttgttttgccatgCTTCGAAATATATTTTCTGTTTGACTAGCAAGTGGAAAATCTTCTCTTGCGCAGCAAATTTGTTCCAGCGCAAAGGCCTCCagatccaccattctgcaaGGCCACGCAGCTGAGCAGTACAGGtttaaagaataaataaataaatgaaataaagaagaagaagaaaaagaagaagtggaaaAGCTAACTCCGAATACCCGTCTGTTTTTGTTTAGCAGTGCACGACAGCTGCTGTTGGAGAAGGAACATTCTTTACAAACGACTTTGGTCGTGACAGCCAACACGGAAGTACTTCTAGTATCAGTGAATTATTAAAGCTATACTAAAACAACTGATTGACATATTTAACAGTGACTACAGCTACTAGTTACCTTAAAGAAACAATTGCGCtcatgttcaattttttttttaaatgtaccatctttctgtgattttttttcaaaaataatgactTATATTGCTTTAcaaagaattattattttgacaaattcaTTCAGCATGtcaatttatttaaatgatttaaacTCAATACAATAGGGTAAGCACGCTAACTTTTAAATGTTCGACATCCTCCTCCCTGTGGCTTAATGCcctccgcccccgccccccccctcccataaCCTGCGTGATATAAACCAGCGAAGCAGCCATTGTGGCCTCTTGTCACTCGAGGCACGATCTGCTCAAGACCCACTCAAGACAGCCAAGATGGTAAGTTCATTCGAATGTTCATGCTGAGCCTTTATTCTTTCAATTTTCCGTAACTAGTCATCTTGATTTATGAGATAAAACAAATTATGTTGACTTTCCCACCACATAAGCGCTGCATAGGATATTAAATGTCAATTTGTTGAAAGTGATGCCTATCGCAGCTGTTCTTTAATCAGGTACATCATTTTCTATACACCTATTTCATTGATTCAAACACTCAGGTGAAAGTCTTTCTGATAAGATTCGGTGAAAACGCAGTGTACACTTTGAACTAATTATGAGATAGAATGAACATATTGATAATTATTCTCTTGCATACAACAATTCTTGTGCAGTCAATAATGAATCACATAGTGAGTCAGTTCGTTCAGTGGCTCCTTATCAATATGTTTCTTGCCTGTTCTCAGCCTGAATGTTATCAGTATGTCTGtgatgtatgtgtgtttgtgtctgttcaAAACATAGTAGTCagttttaacaaacaaaaagctaGTGTGTGTGTCCAAGTGTCGTGTAAACAGCAGCATAGAAATATATCCTACACTCTCTTTGTAGTACAGAGTATCATATATGTGTGGGCGTAGTTCAGCATGTGAGAGATACTAGGTCACATTTATTGATGATGAAAACAGCACAAATCAATCAATGTGTGAGCCCAAATCAAATGTATTAATATAGCATTAGAAATTATTGAACCATTAACATACATTCTGTATAATGTATTCAATATAAATAGTCATACTGTGTACATGGAGTGAAGGCGGTTTATGGTGAGGTGCGTTTTTATGGTTTTATATGATGAGTGCGTACACGGTGAACAAACAGCAGAGTCCTGTTGCCAAAGATTATTATGCGGTGACCTGGTTGATCATCAACATAGATGATAAGAACACCTCACTTAATCATtggcaaaatgttaaaaaatatgaactgaACATGCAATCATAACTAATTTTTgaatatatactacatataaaTAGCctatcattcatccatctgtccatccatttatccatccattcatccaccaaTCATTGCCCATCACAGAAAGTCAAGGACATGACCTTTAAGGAGGGGCAGGAGTTCAAGATTCGTGTCAAGCCCAAAGATGACTGCAGCAGGTTAGTCCGGCACATGGGTaccttcctaaaaaaaaaattaaaaaaaaaaaaaaaaacacacaacgttctttgatttttttttctctttcaaaaAGATATTTTAACAACATCAACATCTTTCAGATTCTCCATCAATATTGGGCACGACCCGGAAAACATCGCGCTGCACTTCAACCCCCGCTTTGACGACGACGTCATCGTCTGCAACTCAATGTCGGGAGGCTCCTGGGGCGACGAGCAACGAGACGGAAACATCAGCTTCGTCCGTGGCGAGGAGAGCAAGGTATTACAAATTAGGTTGCTGTTCTGCCAAAAGTGTATTTATCGCCATGACATCTGTCAGCCAGCagctgagctgcactgtatttgtttacagaGTAAAGTAGTGACTAGAGAATAAGGGAGAAACATTTCTTGTGGCCATCCTATGTCTTGTGCGGGGTCTAAATACACCTGTGTACTATTCTAGAAAAATCAGTACAtgaaaacaagtaatttttttacttggtgacctcaacctacTCTTGGGTGGCAACACACTCATTGAGAATCACTTCCTGAGCCACTCCTACAGAAAGCAGcgaaaacatttgacattttgatgCATGCCTAGAATCTTTTTGCAACCGTAATGgtatcattttgaaaatatacaatgtacagtttgctgcatgtttttacGAATTTTATGACCATGTGTACATTTAACcttaaggcttctttatactcgtGTGTGCTGTGCCGCGTGTactttgcctttatactcgaaCGCAACTCCCATGCGGAGCTTTGAAAacgtgctgcagttcttctccaagccAGAGGCATCACTACGGCTGGTATTGGCACCGGGTGGAGTTACCTCAGTAATTTTTGGTTATTTCCggtagccgtttttactttcatttctgtaacaaagaacaaagcaaCAGGCGCTATAAGTAGTGGAGTATGTGGAACCGTGTGCATCATCACAGGATGTAactaaaacggaccaatcacgagagatgagctCCATGGCTTTCTCCACGCGTCAATTTTTTTTGAGTTGTGCGTGCCAAGCTACGCAGAAGTGATGGGCAGGGCCATGcataggtcacgtgatgcaatgcgggcaTTGTGGAACGTGGGAGAATAAAGCGGCCTTTAGAGGTCGCACTGCAGCTTTAAAGACTTATTTGAGGCTAGCTTGCCGAACAAAACATTAGCTAACATAACACGCACGCGTATAATTTCAATgggatgctttaaaaaaaaaagtgtaaaatgtgTTGCATTTTGCTGCATGCATTGAAAAGGTATCAACATTTTAAACTTGAAACCCCCACAACCGATTGCCTTATTTAGTTTATCAGAAGCGAGGGATTCAAAATAGCATTTCCAATGCGACATTTTGTCACTAGGAAATATTTTTGCTTCCTTAACTTTCGAGCTAGAGTACTAGCTCCATTAAACTGAGCTTTTAATGATGTGTTTAAAGGTGCTTTATGGGATAACTACAGTATTTTTTGTCTTaaatgtcgttttttttccGATGAAGCCATTTAGTGTACAAGGTATTGTGTAGTGTAACTATGCTAGGTTAACAGCTACATAATCACACGCCTCTTTATTGGGCCATAAAAAGCCTCTTAAAAAGATACACGGGTCTGGTTTAGCATTCCAAAGTCCAGTAacgtttctttttctctctctctccagatGTACATCAACTTCAACTACGAGGAGTTCTTTATCAAGTTGCCCGATGGCTCCATTATGAGCTTCCCCAACCGTCTGGGAGACGtcaagtacaaatattttgagGTCATGGGGGAGGCCAGGGTCATCGGCATGAAGATCAAGTAGAGCTCCTTCTTGTTCACGGGTTGGCCGCTTTGACGTTGACAAACTTGGACGTGACTCCTCAACATTCATCATGGTGCTCTTGAAAAGAGTGGGAGGACCTTGTATGATGAGTA from Syngnathoides biaculeatus isolate LvHL_M chromosome 9, ASM1980259v1, whole genome shotgun sequence includes:
- the lgals2b gene encoding lectin, galactoside-binding, soluble, 2b; protein product: MKVKDMTFKEGQEFKIRVKPKDDCSRFSINIGHDPENIALHFNPRFDDDVIVCNSMSGGSWGDEQRDGNISFVRGEESKMYINFNYEEFFIKLPDGSIMSFPNRLGDVKYKYFEVMGEARVIGMKIK